A window from Citrus sinensis cultivar Valencia sweet orange chromosome 5, DVS_A1.0, whole genome shotgun sequence encodes these proteins:
- the LOC127902550 gene encoding shikimate O-hydroxycinnamoyltransferase-like isoform X2: MEIQIKKSTTIHPAHETPKHCLQSSVLDLLPRAAHIPFLYFFRQRQPNDSNNFFGAGLLKEGLGKVLVPFYLVAGRLGRDQNGRIEIKCNGQGVLFVEAETSYVLDDLGDFESSFELQKLVPSVEYTKDISSYPLLITQVTHFMCGGVCLTVAMHHTLADATSMIYFINAWAEVTRGVPISNPPFIDRTLLVDQINTLKAKSKQDNGTPIKFTRFEILAAHIWRCLCKARRLSNDQVSKLYIPINGRSRLDPPLPSGYFGNVTFTGTTIGLSGDIISEPLSSTTERIREATMRMDDEYLKSALAYLSQQPDLTVLKRGAHTFKCPNLNISNVFHMPVSDVNFGWGRPMFARTLTPIDGTIHIFPSPNNDGSLYAVVNLQTQHMQLFKKLFYEIFSQCWSARSKY, from the exons AtggaaattcaaataaaaaagtcaACGACGATACACCCTGCCCACGAGACGCCAAAGCATTGCCTACAAAGTTCTGTACTGGACCTATTGCCGCGGGCAGCTCACATCCCCTTCTTGTATTTCTTCAGGCAGAGGCAGCCAAATGATTCGAATAATTTCTTTGGAGCTGGTCTGCTGAAGGAAGGGTTAGGCAAAGTTCTCGTGCCATTTTACCTAGTGGCTGGGAGATTGGGAAGGGATCAAAATGGCAGAATTGAGATCAAATGTAATGGACAGGGTGTTTTGTTTGTGGAGGCTGAAACAAGTTATGTTCTTGATGATTTGGGTGACTTTGAATCAAGCTTCGAGCTTCAGAAACTCGTTCCATCGGTTGAATACACAAAAGACATATCTTCTTATCCATTACTAATAACCCAG GTAACTCATTTCATGTGTGGAGGAGTTTGTCTTACAGTCGCAATGCACCATACATTAGCTGATGCAACTTCAATGATCTACTTCATCAATGCATGGGCTGAGGTCACACGTGGTGTCCCTATTAGTAATCCGCCATTCATTGATCGAACGTTACTAG TTGATCAAATCAACACACTTAAGGCAAAATCAAAGCAAGACAATGGAACCCCAATTAAGTTCACCAGGTTTGAGATACTAGCTGCACATATATGGCGTTGCTTATGTAAAGCACGTAGACTTTCTAATGATCAAGTGAGTAAATTATATATTCCAATAAATGGACGGTCTAGATTGGATCCGCCGCTCCCATctgggtattttggtaatgtAACTTTTACTGGTACAACAATTGGCTTATCTGGTGATATCATATCAGAACCGTTAAGTTCTACCACAGAAAGAATTCGTGAAGCAACAATGCGGATGGACGATGAATATTTGAAATCAGCTCTTGCATACCTAAGCCAACAACCTGATCTAACAGTTTTAAAACGAGGAGCACACACTTTTAAGTGTCCTAACCTCAATATTTCCAATGTGTTTCATATGCCTGTTTCTGATGTAAATTTTGGGTGGGGAAGACCAATGTTTGCAAGGACGCTTACCCCTATAGATGGGACGATACATATTTTTCCAAGTCCAAACAATGATGGGAGCTTATATGCAGTTGTAAACTTGCAAACCCAACACATGCAGCTCTTCAAGAAGTTGTTTTATGAGATCTTTTCACAATGTTGGAGTGCTAGATCTAAGTATTGa
- the LOC127902550 gene encoding shikimate O-hydroxycinnamoyltransferase-like isoform X1, translated as MEIQIKKSTTIHPAHETPKHCLQSSVLDLLPRAAHIPFLYFFRQRQPNDSNNFFGAGLLKEGLGKVLVPFYLVAGRLGRDQNGRIEIKCNGQGVLFVEAETSYVLDDLGDFESSFELQKLVPSVEYTKDISSYPLLITQVTHFMCGGVCLTVAMHHTLADATSMIYFINAWAEVTRGVPISNPPFIDRTLLGIGLPTSPKFHHIEYDPPPSMNVPTQKIELQANPKSISSAIFNISVDQINTLKAKSKQDNGTPIKFTRFEILAAHIWRCLCKARRLSNDQVSKLYIPINGRSRLDPPLPSGYFGNVTFTGTTIGLSGDIISEPLSSTTERIREATMRMDDEYLKSALAYLSQQPDLTVLKRGAHTFKCPNLNISNVFHMPVSDVNFGWGRPMFARTLTPIDGTIHIFPSPNNDGSLYAVVNLQTQHMQLFKKLFYEIFSQCWSARSKY; from the exons AtggaaattcaaataaaaaagtcaACGACGATACACCCTGCCCACGAGACGCCAAAGCATTGCCTACAAAGTTCTGTACTGGACCTATTGCCGCGGGCAGCTCACATCCCCTTCTTGTATTTCTTCAGGCAGAGGCAGCCAAATGATTCGAATAATTTCTTTGGAGCTGGTCTGCTGAAGGAAGGGTTAGGCAAAGTTCTCGTGCCATTTTACCTAGTGGCTGGGAGATTGGGAAGGGATCAAAATGGCAGAATTGAGATCAAATGTAATGGACAGGGTGTTTTGTTTGTGGAGGCTGAAACAAGTTATGTTCTTGATGATTTGGGTGACTTTGAATCAAGCTTCGAGCTTCAGAAACTCGTTCCATCGGTTGAATACACAAAAGACATATCTTCTTATCCATTACTAATAACCCAG GTAACTCATTTCATGTGTGGAGGAGTTTGTCTTACAGTCGCAATGCACCATACATTAGCTGATGCAACTTCAATGATCTACTTCATCAATGCATGGGCTGAGGTCACACGTGGTGTCCCTATTAGTAATCCGCCATTCATTGATCGAACGTTACTAGGTATTGGGCTCCCAACTTCTCCTAAATTTCATCACATAGAATACGATCCACCTCCTTCTATGAATGTCCCTACTCAAAAAATAGAACTCCAAGCAAATCCTAAATCCATTTCCTCTGCTATATTTAATATATCAGTTGATCAAATCAACACACTTAAGGCAAAATCAAAGCAAGACAATGGAACCCCAATTAAGTTCACCAGGTTTGAGATACTAGCTGCACATATATGGCGTTGCTTATGTAAAGCACGTAGACTTTCTAATGATCAAGTGAGTAAATTATATATTCCAATAAATGGACGGTCTAGATTGGATCCGCCGCTCCCATctgggtattttggtaatgtAACTTTTACTGGTACAACAATTGGCTTATCTGGTGATATCATATCAGAACCGTTAAGTTCTACCACAGAAAGAATTCGTGAAGCAACAATGCGGATGGACGATGAATATTTGAAATCAGCTCTTGCATACCTAAGCCAACAACCTGATCTAACAGTTTTAAAACGAGGAGCACACACTTTTAAGTGTCCTAACCTCAATATTTCCAATGTGTTTCATATGCCTGTTTCTGATGTAAATTTTGGGTGGGGAAGACCAATGTTTGCAAGGACGCTTACCCCTATAGATGGGACGATACATATTTTTCCAAGTCCAAACAATGATGGGAGCTTATATGCAGTTGTAAACTTGCAAACCCAACACATGCAGCTCTTCAAGAAGTTGTTTTATGAGATCTTTTCACAATGTTGGAGTGCTAGATCTAAGTATTGa
- the LOC127902348 gene encoding uncharacterized protein LOC127902348 — MEMEKNSYEGEEHIEHFLHEHPLTLLQVHHDKYCKICTQKIHGPIYVCASSSSSCEFYLHKSCGDLPQEIRHHPVHHPDHSLILREPASYSGSWMHGCDGCYSPLRGFVYRCQDCNFDLHSDCAQYMTPTVKFQGHDQHLLTLVENMPFKMECKACLFDISCTFFLRCVECNVNFHVQCGPHPLPLTIVDQHHSHPLSLTIPERLVNDDDDDFSLLLHCDTCNKERNPKHPFYSCAECDYSVHVRCVITEVPRKPSIKLESHDHAVVYMEELGGNPKCRANCKSTTRHVPYLRCVRCKDFNIHFMCSPLPQNIKHWSHPHSLKLMNNFVDYNYDEQMCDICETKRDPRDFVYYCAKCYFVAEFECVIQSLEKEPRNVQLRTIKERNPDGLTLYDVYSSLTEKEEDEKDDIKENVNNGIDEILKTLSEVDQLGKVRIMEKYPYSDEALMHFFCRLYNSLPEETPHVELWSMDDSMVDIKLGGYTISQKLAPVLKDLQAKYSDFDAHCTLSGENCKTIFITKLCGVLQSMLKTKVMDVTDSLIFEWWFHAKCLECAGLKIDFVFDQLKRIVCANYATDTAIYRNKRLYKIRREMDNISRQIDDLTVRKEKLIKETRDIISTALDSDQDSSPSTDIVQFRMNKASTGLL, encoded by the exons atggAGATGGAGAAGAACTCCTATGAAGGTGAAGAACACATTGAACATTTCCTCCATGAGCATCCGTTGACCCTCTTACAGGTGCATCATGATAAATATTGCAAGATATGCACACAAAAAATTCATGGTCCAATCTATGTTTGTgcctcatcatcatcatcatgtgAGTTTTATCTCCATAAATCATGCGGTGATTTGCCGCAAGAAATACGACACCACCCGGTTCATCATCCCGACCACAGTTTGATACTCCGAGAACCTGCATCATATTCTGGGTCCTGGATGCATGGCTGCGATGGCTGTTACAGCCCTCTAAGAGGATTCGTCTATCGATGCCAAGATTGTAACTTTGACTTGCATTCCGATTGCGCGCAGTATATGACACCAACCGTGAAGTTCCAAGGTCATGATCAGCACCTTCTTACCCTAGTGGAAAACATGCCCTTCAAAATGGAATGCAAGGCATGTTTATTTGACATCAGCTGTACTTTTTTCCTTCGTTGTGTGGAGTGTAATGTCAATTTCCATGTCCAATGTGGCCCGCATCCATTACCACTGACTATTGTGGATCAACATCACAGCCATCCTCTTAGTCTCACAATTCCTGAAAGGCTTGTcaacgatgatgatgatgattttagtCTTCTTCTTCACTGTGACACTTgtaacaaagaaagaaatccTAAGCACCCTTTTTACAGTTGCGCTGAATGTGACTACTCCGTTCATGTGCGTTGTGTAATCACTGAGGTACCACGAAAGCCTTCAATAAAACTTGAAAGTCATGATCATGCTGTTGTTTACATGGAGGAATTAGGTGGCAACCCCAAGTGCAGAGCCAATTGCAAAAGTACCACTCGTCACGTCCCCTATTTGCGTTGTGTCAGATGCAAAGACTTCAATATCCATTTCATGTGTAGTCCACTGCCACAAAATATCAAGCATTGGAGTCACCCTCATTCCCTCAAACTCATGAACAATTTTGTTGATTACAACTACGATGAGCAAATGTGTGACATATGCGAGACGAAAAGAGACCCTCGGGATTTTGTTTACTACTGTGCAAAATGCTACTTTGTAGCAGAGTTTGAATGC GTGATTCAATCTCTTGAGAAAGAACCCCGAAATGTCCAGTTGAGAACaatcaaagaaagaaatcCTGATGGCTTGACTTTATATGATGTATATAGCTCCCTCACCGAAAAGGAGGAAGATGAAAAGGATgacattaaagaaaatgtgaaTAATGgaattgatgaaattttgaagACATTATCAGAGGTTGATCAATTGGGTAAAGTTCGCATAATGGAGAAGTATCCTTACTCGGATGAGGCCTTAATGCACTTTTTTTGTAGGCTATACAATAGCCTGCCAGAGGAAACGCCACATGTTGAACTTTGGAGTATGGACGACTCGATGGTTGATATCAAGCTCGGGGGTTATACAATCTCTCAGAAGTTAGCTCCGGTCTTGAAAGATTTGCAGGCCAAATATAGCGATTTTGATGCTCATTGCACGCTTAGTGGcgaaaattgtaaaacaattTTCATCACAAAGTTGTGTGGGGTTCTGCAGAGCATGCTCAAAACTAAGGTTATGGACGTTACAGACTCCTTAATCTTTGAATGGTGGTTCCATGCCAAATGTTTGGAGTGTGCAGGCCTCAAAATCGATTTCGTATTTGACCAGTTGAAAAGAATCGTGTGTGCCAATTACGCAACCGACACTGCAATTTACCGGAACAAAAGACTTTACAAGATCCGTAGGGAGATGGATAATATTTCTAGACAGATTGACGATCTAACTGTGAGAAAAGAGAAACTCATCAAAGAGACAAGGGACATAATATCGACTGCTCTTGATTCAGATCAAGATTCGAGCCCG